A genomic stretch from Desulfohalobium retbaense DSM 5692 includes:
- a CDS encoding substrate-binding domain-containing protein has translation MRKVLLVLAVVCLSLGLAANATAQDKVLKMSTTTSTQASGLLDVLLPAFKKDTGISVKVIAKGTGAAIRDGQDGNVDVIFVHAKNREQAFVEEGYGTKRYAVMHNDFVIIGPNGDPAGIKGMSDAQKALENIADAGAPFISRGDDSGTHTKEQILWKSSDVALEEITKTIVKKGSKTELTFVQPAQEGDTWYFSIGQGMGKTITFAEEKQAYTMADRGTYLKYKLGRDAGLDLTVLCEGDEDLYNPYGVIPVNPDRYPHVQYDLAKQFAQWLVSERGQSLIANYKLLGKQLFYPDAMPNVN, from the coding sequence ATGCGTAAAGTCCTGCTTGTACTTGCTGTTGTCTGTCTGTCACTTGGGTTGGCCGCGAACGCCACTGCCCAGGACAAGGTCCTGAAGATGTCCACGACCACCTCGACGCAGGCATCGGGGTTGCTGGATGTTTTGCTGCCGGCCTTTAAAAAGGACACCGGCATTTCGGTCAAGGTCATCGCCAAGGGCACAGGCGCCGCAATCCGCGACGGCCAGGACGGCAACGTGGATGTGATTTTTGTTCACGCCAAGAACCGTGAACAGGCCTTTGTCGAAGAAGGCTACGGGACAAAGCGGTATGCGGTCATGCACAACGATTTCGTGATTATCGGTCCCAATGGCGATCCAGCCGGAATCAAGGGCATGAGCGACGCGCAAAAGGCGTTGGAAAACATCGCCGACGCCGGCGCTCCATTCATCTCCCGTGGTGACGACAGCGGGACGCACACCAAGGAACAGATCCTGTGGAAAAGCAGCGACGTGGCTTTGGAAGAAATCACCAAGACCATTGTCAAAAAAGGGTCAAAAACAGAATTGACTTTTGTCCAGCCGGCGCAGGAAGGCGACACCTGGTACTTCTCCATCGGCCAGGGCATGGGCAAGACCATCACCTTTGCCGAGGAAAAACAGGCTTACACGATGGCCGACCGTGGCACCTATCTCAAGTACAAGCTTGGACGCGATGCCGGGCTTGACCTGACCGTACTCTGCGAGGGCGACGAAGACCTGTACAACCCCTACGGCGTGATCCCGGTCAATCCGGACCGTTACCCCCACGTCCAATATGATCTGGCCAAGCAGTTTGCCCAATGGCTGGTCTCCGAGCGCGGCCAGTCCCTGATCGCGAACTACAAGCTGCTCGGCAAGCAGCTCTTTTATCCGGATGCGATGCCGAACGTGAACTAG
- a CDS encoding Mut7-C RNAse domain-containing protein: MRPKSQKDIRNVPVEVFFGGDLPRFVPRSTPGGEVQYTLGRRASIKDAIEALGVPHTEIGSLTLNGQWTGFEALLRPGDRVLVLPPLPPVDVSAASVLHPVPAAGLRFLVDVNVAKLARMLRMLGFDALDDPDADDGALAARAAVEQRVVLSKDGGLLKRRSVVWARYLRADHPGEQLREVVRFFGLSRYSTPFSRCLRCNEPLVPVAKADIVHRLLPKTKRYYQDFSRCPRCDRLYWRGSHHAHMQRWLQELCEEPCFGARGRLFSGSTTFSGNSAIAAKTR, translated from the coding sequence ATGAGGCCCAAAAGCCAGAAAGACATACGCAACGTTCCCGTTGAGGTGTTTTTTGGCGGTGATCTGCCTCGTTTCGTCCCCCGGAGCACTCCAGGGGGAGAGGTTCAATACACCCTCGGGCGCCGGGCATCAATCAAAGATGCCATTGAGGCCCTGGGGGTGCCGCATACCGAGATCGGATCGCTGACCCTCAATGGTCAGTGGACCGGATTTGAGGCCTTGCTCCGCCCGGGGGATCGGGTCCTTGTCCTGCCGCCGTTGCCGCCGGTCGATGTGAGCGCGGCTTCGGTCCTGCACCCTGTGCCCGCTGCAGGTCTGCGGTTCCTTGTCGACGTCAATGTGGCCAAATTGGCGCGGATGCTGCGGATGCTCGGATTTGATGCCCTGGACGATCCGGACGCGGATGATGGCGCGCTTGCCGCCCGCGCGGCGGTCGAACAGCGTGTGGTCCTCTCCAAGGACGGCGGCTTGTTGAAGCGCAGGTCCGTTGTCTGGGCCCGCTATCTCCGGGCCGACCACCCGGGGGAGCAACTGCGGGAAGTGGTCCGGTTCTTCGGGCTGAGCAGGTACAGCACCCCCTTCAGCCGCTGCCTGCGGTGCAATGAACCGTTGGTCCCTGTGGCCAAGGCCGATATCGTCCATCGCCTGCTGCCCAAGACCAAACGGTATTACCAGGATTTTTCACGCTGTCCGCGCTGCGATCGGCTGTATTGGCGCGGTTCGCACCACGCCCATATGCAGCGCTGGCTCCAGGAGCTTTGCGAGGAGCCCTGCTTTGGAGCGCGGGGTCGCCTGTTTTCCGGCTCAACCACTTTTTCAGGCAATAGCGCGATTGCAGCCAAGACCCGGTAG
- a CDS encoding M48 family metallopeptidase, with protein sequence MSFWLLGLMGLLLLHYCIHCGVEWLNLRSLSTAVPVAVQDTIDASTYARSQAYTTSRTRLDITTASLDLGVWLLLLGSGVLGDLDAWIGAAGLGETVSGLVFFAALGLGLYLVHLPVHIYATFRIEQRYGFNTTTAGVFWADQLKTLVLTALLAGVLLSTVLLFFQAFPRTGWLWAWLSISLVVLLLQVVTPRWILPLFNRFTPLEEGPLRQQLTDLAHAAGFRLASIAVMDGSKRSTKANAFFAGLGKTKRIALFDTLVQTLTPREVAAVLAHEIGHNVLGHIPRLIGGTVLKIGLFLALFALLKDHQGLIQGAGFEEASLHAGLTVFFLVLTPVGLLLGAWHNTRARRYEFEADRYAARLTEAPQDLISALKRLAAHNMANLTPHPWHVALYASHPPLLKRLEALDQEAGDHV encoded by the coding sequence ATGTCTTTCTGGCTTTTGGGCCTCATGGGCCTGCTCCTTCTCCATTATTGTATCCATTGCGGTGTGGAATGGCTCAACCTGCGTTCTCTGTCCACAGCCGTGCCAGTGGCGGTCCAAGACACCATCGACGCGTCGACGTATGCCAGATCGCAGGCCTATACCACCTCCCGCACCCGTTTGGACATCACAACCGCCAGCCTGGACCTCGGAGTGTGGCTGCTCCTTTTGGGCAGCGGCGTGCTCGGGGATCTCGACGCCTGGATCGGTGCCGCCGGCTTGGGAGAGACAGTCTCCGGGCTGGTCTTTTTCGCCGCCCTGGGCCTGGGATTGTATCTCGTCCATCTCCCTGTACACATCTACGCCACCTTTCGCATCGAGCAGCGCTACGGTTTCAACACCACCACCGCCGGGGTGTTCTGGGCCGATCAGCTCAAAACCCTTGTCCTGACCGCACTCCTCGCAGGGGTCCTGCTCAGCACCGTCCTGCTCTTTTTCCAGGCCTTTCCCCGTACAGGCTGGCTCTGGGCTTGGCTGAGCATCAGCCTGGTGGTGCTTCTGCTTCAGGTCGTGACGCCACGCTGGATCCTGCCCCTGTTCAACCGGTTCACCCCCCTTGAGGAGGGTCCCTTGCGGCAGCAGTTGACCGACTTGGCCCATGCGGCAGGCTTCCGCCTGGCCTCCATTGCGGTCATGGACGGCTCCAAACGCTCGACCAAGGCCAACGCCTTTTTCGCCGGCCTGGGCAAAACGAAGCGTATCGCGCTGTTCGACACCCTGGTGCAGACCTTGACTCCCCGGGAAGTCGCCGCGGTGCTGGCCCATGAAATCGGGCACAATGTCTTGGGGCATATTCCCCGCCTGATCGGTGGTACGGTACTCAAAATCGGTCTTTTTCTCGCTTTGTTCGCTTTGCTCAAGGACCACCAGGGATTGATCCAGGGCGCCGGTTTCGAAGAGGCCAGCCTCCACGCCGGGTTGACCGTCTTTTTCCTTGTACTGACCCCGGTGGGACTCCTGCTTGGAGCCTGGCACAATACCCGTGCCCGGCGCTACGAATTCGAGGCCGACCGCTATGCGGCCCGGTTGACCGAGGCGCCCCAGGACCTTATCTCGGCCTTGAAGCGGTTGGCCGCCCACAATATGGCCAACCTCACCCCCCATCCCTGGCATGTGGCCTTGTACGCTTCCCACCCTCCGCTGCTCAAACGCCTCGAAGCCCTGGACCAAGAGGCCGGCGACCATGTCTGA
- a CDS encoding UvrD-helicase domain-containing protein, producing MSETQLYYADLHIHSKYSRATSRQLTPRHLAAWGWVKGIDLLATGDFTHPAWLALLQEQLEEDGRGLLRLKEPTRLEQELPWLETPVPKAPRFMLGTEISSIYKRGGVVRKVHNLVYLPNFDAVRRFNERLDQVGNLEADGRPILGLDSEHLLEMVLETDPLGFVIPAHIWTPWFSLFGSKSGFNALEECFGSLSQHIFAAETGLSSDPAMNWHWSALDHLTLVSNSDAHSGANLAREATLFSGTMDFATIREGLRDRSTGTFQGTLEFFPEEGKYHHDGHRKCGLSWDPRQTEDHGGICPVCGRPVTVGVLNRILELADRKEPLRPPDHPDFVSLVPLPELLSELLSVGPKSKTVQRRYCRLLAQFGPELTILRHTPVEELRQHWSLLGEAIGRMRSGRVQRQPGFDGQYGVIRVFSDRERREWRHGPSLVLPTDLDHPSCTAQTAPGGAGAGREEGDVEKHPTPNPEQEAAVQAGPEPVLVQAGPGTGKTRTLLARVRRLLEQGTPAKEILLLTFTRATAEELRNRLQLETSAAAEIQAGTLHSLAYAHFVQHHGRDPVLLSEEDARSLFVKAVAADRHEGQQMWTRCQLARESGIPSRVPAPGEAEYQEAKARRGVVDFTDLLQKWLQGLTNGARPEWTQVLIDEIQDLTGLQLNLVQALCPPQGHGFFGIGDPDQSIYGFRGAVSTTAEWLSRTWPELTPLSLQRNYRAAAPLVQAAGTVFPERPPLRPQRSVQGQIIVCETPSAWREASWIATQARTLIGATAHSQADSGDTGETSPGDIAVLVRTRALLRPLAEKLDQAGVPCSVPEEEPFWRDNRVQDLLETVRAAFDRAVTPPWDCPEAVLGQGPAGMAAYWAQSGPVDPLFWQSRAFQQLQQAFADQGDWEALLTWLARQDTLDTVRHRVEKVRLMTLHASKGLEFTAVFLPALEEGLLPYGAGDFGSNEENTALTADRLAEEKRLFYVGLTRAKRYLYLSHSQERRLYGQTLAGRPSRFLQSLPPSLVQTKTVVARTKQRSTQLTLM from the coding sequence ATGTCTGAGACACAATTGTATTACGCGGACCTGCACATCCATTCCAAATATTCCCGGGCGACCAGCAGACAACTCACCCCGCGCCATCTCGCCGCCTGGGGCTGGGTCAAAGGGATCGACCTCCTGGCCACCGGGGATTTCACGCACCCGGCCTGGTTGGCCTTGCTCCAGGAACAACTCGAGGAGGACGGCCGCGGCCTGTTACGTCTCAAAGAGCCAACTCGCCTGGAACAGGAACTGCCCTGGCTGGAAACTCCGGTACCGAAAGCGCCGCGGTTCATGCTCGGTACGGAGATCAGCTCCATCTACAAGCGCGGCGGCGTGGTGCGCAAAGTCCACAACCTGGTCTATCTCCCGAACTTCGACGCCGTCCGCCGCTTCAACGAACGCCTGGACCAGGTCGGCAATCTTGAGGCCGATGGCCGCCCCATCCTGGGCCTCGATTCAGAGCACCTTTTGGAAATGGTCCTGGAGACCGATCCCCTCGGTTTCGTCATCCCCGCCCATATCTGGACGCCCTGGTTTTCCCTGTTCGGCTCCAAATCCGGCTTCAACGCTCTTGAGGAGTGTTTCGGGAGCCTTTCCCAGCATATCTTTGCCGCCGAAACCGGGTTGTCCTCGGACCCGGCCATGAATTGGCACTGGTCCGCCCTGGACCACCTGACCCTGGTCTCCAATTCCGACGCCCATTCCGGGGCCAACCTCGCCCGGGAGGCGACCCTGTTCAGCGGCACCATGGATTTCGCCACGATTCGCGAAGGACTGCGCGACCGCAGTACAGGGACGTTTCAGGGCACCTTGGAGTTTTTCCCCGAAGAAGGGAAATACCACCACGACGGCCACCGTAAATGCGGCCTCTCCTGGGACCCGCGGCAGACCGAGGACCACGGCGGTATCTGTCCGGTCTGCGGACGTCCGGTGACAGTCGGGGTATTGAACCGCATCCTGGAACTGGCCGACCGCAAAGAGCCCCTCCGGCCTCCGGACCACCCCGATTTTGTCTCCCTGGTCCCCCTTCCGGAACTGCTCTCGGAACTGCTGAGCGTCGGGCCCAAAAGCAAGACCGTGCAACGCCGCTATTGCCGCCTCCTGGCCCAATTCGGCCCAGAACTGACCATCCTGCGCCACACCCCAGTTGAGGAACTCCGCCAGCATTGGTCCCTTCTCGGCGAGGCTATCGGTCGCATGCGCTCGGGCCGCGTCCAGCGTCAGCCCGGGTTTGACGGGCAATACGGGGTCATCCGCGTCTTCAGCGACCGGGAACGCCGCGAGTGGCGCCACGGCCCGAGCCTGGTCCTGCCCACAGATCTGGACCACCCGTCCTGCACCGCCCAGACCGCCCCTGGTGGCGCTGGGGCCGGGAGGGAAGAAGGCGATGTCGAAAAGCACCCGACCCCGAACCCCGAACAGGAAGCCGCTGTCCAGGCCGGACCGGAGCCAGTGCTCGTCCAGGCCGGACCGGGCACCGGAAAAACCAGAACCCTTCTGGCCCGGGTTCGCCGGCTGCTCGAGCAGGGAACGCCAGCCAAGGAGATTTTGCTTCTGACCTTCACCCGGGCCACGGCCGAGGAACTCCGAAACCGCCTCCAGCTGGAAACGTCGGCTGCCGCCGAAATCCAGGCCGGGACCCTGCACAGCTTGGCCTATGCCCATTTTGTCCAGCACCACGGCCGGGACCCGGTCCTTCTCTCCGAAGAAGACGCCAGGAGCCTCTTTGTGAAAGCTGTGGCCGCCGATCGCCACGAGGGCCAACAGATGTGGACCCGCTGCCAGTTGGCACGGGAATCCGGTATCCCCTCCCGGGTACCCGCCCCCGGAGAGGCCGAGTACCAGGAGGCCAAGGCCCGGCGCGGTGTCGTCGATTTCACCGACCTGCTCCAAAAATGGCTCCAGGGACTCACGAACGGGGCTCGGCCGGAGTGGACCCAGGTCCTGATCGATGAAATTCAGGACCTGACCGGGCTCCAGCTGAACCTGGTCCAGGCCCTTTGCCCGCCCCAGGGCCACGGTTTCTTCGGTATCGGCGACCCGGATCAATCCATTTATGGCTTCCGCGGGGCGGTCAGCACCACCGCCGAGTGGCTCAGCCGGACCTGGCCCGAACTGACACCCCTCTCCCTGCAGCGCAATTACCGCGCCGCCGCGCCCCTGGTCCAAGCCGCCGGAACGGTTTTCCCTGAACGGCCGCCGCTACGCCCCCAACGTTCAGTCCAAGGACAGATCATTGTCTGTGAAACACCCAGCGCCTGGCGAGAAGCCTCCTGGATCGCCACCCAGGCCCGGACTCTGATCGGGGCCACAGCCCACAGCCAGGCCGATAGTGGCGACACCGGCGAGACCTCCCCCGGGGACATCGCCGTGCTCGTACGCACCAGAGCCTTGCTGCGGCCGCTGGCGGAAAAACTGGACCAGGCCGGAGTGCCGTGTTCGGTGCCCGAGGAAGAGCCGTTCTGGCGCGACAACCGGGTCCAGGACCTCCTGGAAACGGTGCGCGCGGCCTTCGACAGGGCCGTCACCCCGCCGTGGGATTGTCCTGAGGCCGTTCTCGGGCAAGGGCCGGCGGGTATGGCCGCGTATTGGGCCCAATCGGGGCCCGTCGATCCGCTTTTCTGGCAAAGCCGCGCCTTTCAGCAATTGCAGCAGGCCTTTGCCGACCAGGGGGATTGGGAGGCCCTGCTGACTTGGTTGGCTCGACAAGACACCCTTGATACGGTCCGGCATCGGGTGGAAAAAGTCCGCCTCATGACATTGCATGCCAGTAAGGGGCTCGAATTCACTGCGGTTTTCCTCCCAGCCCTCGAAGAAGGACTGCTCCCGTATGGCGCAGGCGACTTCGGTTCAAACGAGGAAAATACGGCCTTGACGGCGGACCGTCTGGCGGAGGAAAAAAGACTTTTCTACGTCGGCTTGACCCGAGCCAAACGCTATCTCTATCTCAGTCATAGCCAGGAACGACGCCTCTACGGTCAAACGCTCGCCGGACGGCCGAGCCGTTTTCTGCAATCGCTGCCACCGTCTCTGGTGCAGACCAAAACCGTGGTCGCCAGGACGAAGCAGAGAAGCACCCAATTGACGCTGATGTAA
- a CDS encoding DHH family phosphoesterase, which translates to MSYFRRLDERVQALMDQLKKNDRWLILCVADPDALASAMALKRLLANRVQAVGLGMINEISRPDNLAMVKYLRIPVQRVTPLMAAQYDKFALVDSQPHHSPAFADFKFSLVIDHHPESPEYPVQADFQEIRPQYGSNSTLMTEFLYNAGVKPGKLLATALLYGIKTDTQSFERNFHDADVKAFRYLSKYANHLLLRKIVRSEFRIEWLKYFSQAFRKMRVMGEGLTAYMGEVDSSDILVILADFFLRVHGISWTIVSGVSDDKLINVFRGDGLRRDVGKMAQQLFGDVGSAGGHKSMARAEIPLDKLDNQHPQQFIWERLENSKKAKKASPAGAGKQESNGGTQSDKMRRVTQPPTSSSSSRNPK; encoded by the coding sequence ATGTCATACTTCCGACGTCTTGACGAACGGGTTCAGGCCCTGATGGACCAGCTCAAGAAAAATGATCGCTGGCTCATCCTCTGCGTGGCCGATCCGGACGCTCTGGCCTCAGCCATGGCCTTGAAACGGCTTTTGGCCAACAGGGTCCAGGCAGTCGGCCTGGGCATGATCAATGAGATCTCCCGCCCCGACAACCTGGCCATGGTCAAATACCTCCGGATCCCTGTACAACGGGTCACGCCGTTGATGGCCGCCCAATACGACAAATTCGCCCTGGTGGACTCTCAGCCCCACCATAGTCCGGCCTTTGCTGATTTCAAATTTTCCCTGGTCATCGACCACCATCCCGAAAGCCCCGAGTATCCAGTCCAGGCCGACTTTCAAGAAATCCGGCCCCAATACGGTTCGAATTCGACCCTGATGACCGAATTTCTCTACAACGCCGGGGTCAAACCCGGAAAACTCCTGGCCACCGCCTTGCTCTACGGCATCAAGACCGACACCCAGAGCTTCGAACGCAATTTCCACGACGCGGATGTCAAGGCCTTCCGCTACTTGAGCAAATACGCCAACCATCTTCTTTTGCGCAAAATCGTGCGCAGCGAGTTCCGTATCGAGTGGCTGAAGTATTTCTCCCAGGCCTTTCGCAAGATGCGGGTCATGGGCGAAGGGTTGACCGCCTACATGGGCGAGGTGGATTCCTCGGACATCCTGGTCATCCTGGCCGATTTCTTCCTTCGGGTGCACGGCATTTCCTGGACGATCGTCAGCGGCGTCAGCGATGATAAATTGATCAATGTCTTCCGTGGCGACGGGCTGCGCCGGGACGTGGGGAAGATGGCCCAACAGCTGTTTGGCGACGTCGGCTCGGCCGGTGGGCACAAATCCATGGCCCGGGCCGAAATCCCCCTGGACAAGCTGGATAACCAGCATCCCCAGCAATTCATCTGGGAGCGTTTGGAAAATAGCAAAAAGGCCAAAAAAGCTTCTCCCGCAGGGGCGGGAAAGCAAGAGTCCAATGGCGGCACCCAATCGGACAAGATGCGCCGGGTGACCCAACCCCCGACATCTTCATCATCCTCACGCAACCCAAAGTAG
- the polA gene encoding DNA polymerase I, translated as MTPVKSRMGWDTEPLYLIDGSAYLYKAFYAYPDLQRSDGFPTNALYILTRLLLKLLQEEQPVYAAFFLDGKGPTFRHELLPSYKGHRPRMPEDLAAQIGPLKTLLDALGLPNEVPEGLEADDMIACLSRRFRDQRPIVIIGGDKDLNQCLAPQVCVWDPSGKQEKLVTADSFAKQFGFAPTIWPDYQALVGDSSDNIPGVPGVGPKTAEKWLKRFPGLETLRDNRERLSVKEQEKLVPHLDDIFTYRQLTRLRTDCCAERDLDGFAVQGQDTGALRSFLQEYEFRSLLRDHFREEGAAKQETNARIAASTTEIDPDSLAACEVGLYPDGESFVLALAGKEYRPDWDIEHWVDHLSRAERVYLPSLKDLLVADSAWEGLPYARCFDLSLGAYLLDPEQRSYSWDKIRQRHQNQLETHPDNNALSIMETGRILRRELANSELLSLMQDIELPLVGVLVRMEKRGLAIDLEAFRRFLDEVQEELDGLTHEIYDLAGQEFNLRSSQQMAQVLFGDLELPTGRKTPGGVPSTSSQVLEGLRNVHPIIPKILRFRTLEKLRSTYLEPLPQKVDDTSRLHTHFNQLATATGRLSSSGPNLQNIPIRGEFGPRMRQCFVAPEGSRLVAADYSQIELRVLAHLSQDPTLLEAFTQGEDIHSRTAAVIMDIADEHVDSEARRQAKTINFGLLYGMGPQKLSRELGISLNEAKTFIQRYFDRLQGVSAFYERIEDAAKQHGYVTTWAGRRRLLPDINSRNANLAQQARRMAVNTVVQGSAADIIKMAMIEADGDTELADAGARLTLQVHDELLLEVPREAAETAGKRLAAIMASVADMDVPLAVDWGVGTNWAEAH; from the coding sequence ATGACCCCCGTAAAATCCAGAATGGGCTGGGACACGGAACCGCTGTACCTCATTGACGGAAGCGCCTATCTCTACAAGGCCTTTTACGCCTACCCCGATCTCCAGCGCTCCGACGGGTTCCCAACCAACGCCCTGTACATCCTGACCCGCCTGCTTCTGAAACTGCTCCAGGAAGAGCAACCGGTGTACGCCGCTTTTTTCCTGGACGGCAAAGGCCCAACTTTCCGCCACGAGCTGCTGCCGAGCTATAAAGGCCACCGCCCCCGCATGCCCGAGGATCTCGCCGCCCAGATCGGTCCGCTGAAGACCCTGCTCGACGCCCTGGGGCTGCCGAACGAGGTCCCCGAAGGCCTCGAAGCCGACGACATGATCGCCTGCCTGAGCCGCCGCTTCCGGGACCAGCGGCCCATTGTCATCATCGGCGGCGACAAGGACCTCAACCAATGTCTGGCGCCGCAGGTCTGCGTCTGGGACCCGAGTGGCAAACAGGAAAAGCTGGTCACGGCCGACTCTTTTGCAAAACAATTCGGGTTCGCGCCGACTATCTGGCCCGATTATCAAGCCCTGGTGGGAGATTCCAGCGACAACATCCCTGGCGTGCCCGGCGTCGGACCGAAAACGGCCGAAAAATGGCTCAAGCGGTTCCCTGGCCTTGAAACACTGCGCGACAACCGCGAACGACTCTCGGTCAAGGAGCAGGAGAAACTCGTTCCCCATCTGGACGATATTTTCACCTACCGCCAACTGACACGCCTGCGCACCGATTGCTGTGCGGAGCGGGACCTGGATGGTTTTGCCGTCCAGGGTCAGGACACCGGCGCCTTGCGCAGCTTTCTCCAGGAATACGAATTCCGCTCGCTGCTCCGGGACCATTTCCGGGAGGAGGGAGCTGCGAAACAGGAAACCAACGCCCGGATCGCGGCGAGCACAACAGAGATCGACCCTGACTCGCTCGCCGCGTGCGAAGTTGGCCTGTATCCGGATGGCGAGAGCTTTGTCCTGGCGCTGGCAGGGAAGGAATACCGCCCCGACTGGGACATCGAGCACTGGGTGGACCACCTGTCCCGGGCCGAGCGGGTCTATCTGCCTTCCCTGAAAGACCTTCTGGTCGCCGACAGCGCCTGGGAAGGGCTGCCCTATGCCCGCTGTTTTGATCTCAGCCTTGGCGCCTATCTTCTGGATCCTGAACAGCGCTCCTATTCCTGGGACAAAATCCGGCAACGCCACCAGAACCAGCTCGAGACCCATCCGGACAACAACGCCCTCTCGATTATGGAAACCGGCAGGATTTTGCGCCGCGAACTGGCCAACAGCGAGTTGCTCTCGCTGATGCAGGATATCGAGCTCCCCCTGGTCGGCGTGCTGGTCCGCATGGAGAAACGTGGGTTGGCCATCGATCTGGAAGCCTTCCGTCGCTTCCTGGACGAGGTCCAGGAGGAACTCGACGGTCTGACCCACGAGATCTATGATCTGGCGGGCCAGGAATTCAACCTCCGCTCCAGCCAGCAGATGGCCCAGGTCCTGTTCGGGGACCTGGAACTGCCGACAGGACGCAAAACCCCCGGCGGTGTGCCGTCCACCTCCAGTCAGGTCCTGGAAGGGTTGCGCAATGTGCACCCCATTATTCCCAAGATCCTGCGCTTTCGGACCTTGGAGAAATTGCGGTCCACCTATCTGGAGCCCCTGCCCCAGAAAGTGGACGATACCTCCCGGCTGCACACCCACTTCAACCAGCTGGCCACGGCCACCGGCCGGTTGTCGAGCAGCGGCCCGAACCTCCAGAACATCCCCATCCGCGGCGAATTCGGCCCCCGCATGCGGCAATGTTTTGTGGCCCCGGAGGGCAGCCGGCTGGTGGCGGCCGACTACTCCCAAATCGAACTCCGGGTCCTGGCCCACCTCTCCCAGGACCCCACCCTCCTGGAGGCCTTCACCCAAGGCGAAGACATCCACAGCCGCACAGCCGCCGTGATCATGGACATCGCCGACGAACACGTCGACAGCGAAGCCCGTCGTCAGGCCAAGACCATCAATTTCGGCCTTCTTTACGGCATGGGGCCCCAAAAACTCTCCCGGGAACTCGGTATCTCCCTCAATGAGGCCAAAACCTTCATTCAACGGTATTTCGATCGCCTGCAAGGGGTCAGCGCCTTTTATGAACGCATCGAAGACGCGGCCAAACAGCACGGGTATGTCACCACCTGGGCCGGCCGCAGACGGCTGCTGCCGGATATCAATTCCCGCAATGCCAACCTGGCCCAGCAGGCGCGGCGGATGGCTGTGAATACCGTCGTCCAGGGCAGTGCGGCTGACATCATCAAAATGGCCATGATCGAGGCCGACGGCGACACGGAGCTTGCTGATGCCGGCGCCCGCCTGACCCTGCAAGTCCACGACGAATTGTTGCTCGAAGTGCCCCGTGAGGCAGCCGAAACAGCAGGAAAGCGCCTGGCCGCAATCATGGCCTCGGTGGCGGACATGGACGTGCCGCTGGCTGTAGACTGGGGAGTGGGGACCAATTGGGCTGAAGCGCACTGA
- a CDS encoding pyridoxal-phosphate-dependent aminotransferase family protein: MNPKTRLLTPGPTPLPEKVRLALAQDMIHHRKAAFQGHMQRVQTGLKELFWTSEPVLPLTCSGSGAMEAAVTNLFQPGDRVLVVEGGKFGQRWRQICERYGLEVEPLQVEWGCGADPAAVAKRLSADGPFQGLLVQASETSTGVLHPIRDLAQALQGHETLLVVDGISAVGVSPCPMDAWGIDCLLTGSQKGLMLPPGMALLSLSQRAWRRVEANPRPPFYFNLLGERQRNAGNQTLYTSPVSHIFGLEACLELVLESGLESLYRSQWALTHMARAGIEAMGLSLLVRDCYTWGLTSVRLPEDIDGQEVLSLAASEYGAVLAGGQDHLKGRIVRLGHMGYVDWGDVLAGLSALGRSCQRLGATIDLQAGLAAGLAAYEHELSTFTLENHTQPLAP, translated from the coding sequence ATGAACCCAAAGACCAGACTTCTGACTCCCGGACCGACCCCGTTGCCGGAGAAAGTCCGCCTGGCCCTGGCCCAGGATATGATCCACCACCGCAAAGCGGCCTTTCAGGGCCATATGCAACGCGTTCAGACCGGTCTCAAAGAATTGTTCTGGACCAGTGAACCGGTCCTGCCCCTGACCTGTTCCGGCAGCGGCGCCATGGAAGCGGCGGTAACCAACCTGTTCCAACCCGGCGATCGGGTCCTGGTCGTGGAGGGGGGAAAATTCGGTCAACGTTGGAGACAAATTTGTGAGCGGTATGGCCTGGAGGTCGAACCGCTCCAGGTCGAGTGGGGATGCGGTGCCGATCCAGCCGCAGTGGCAAAGCGCCTCTCCGCCGACGGCCCGTTTCAGGGTCTTCTGGTCCAGGCCTCGGAAACCTCGACCGGGGTGCTCCACCCGATCCGGGACCTGGCACAGGCCCTCCAAGGCCATGAGACCCTGCTCGTTGTCGATGGCATTTCCGCCGTTGGGGTTTCGCCCTGCCCTATGGACGCCTGGGGGATCGATTGCCTTTTGACCGGCTCCCAAAAAGGCCTCATGCTGCCGCCCGGCATGGCCTTGCTCAGCCTCAGCCAGCGGGCCTGGCGCCGCGTGGAGGCCAACCCCCGCCCGCCGTTTTATTTCAATCTGCTCGGCGAGCGGCAGCGCAACGCCGGGAACCAGACCCTCTACACCTCGCCGGTGTCCCATATTTTCGGCCTTGAAGCCTGCCTGGAGCTTGTTCTCGAATCCGGGCTGGAAAGCTTGTACCGGAGCCAATGGGCCCTGACGCACATGGCCCGTGCCGGCATCGAAGCCATGGGGTTGTCCCTGCTCGTCCGAGATTGCTACACATGGGGGCTGACCAGTGTCCGCCTGCCGGAAGACATCGACGGACAGGAAGTCCTCTCCCTGGCGGCCTCGGAATACGGCGCCGTCCTGGCCGGAGGACAGGACCACCTCAAAGGACGCATCGTCCGCCTGGGGCACATGGGCTATGTCGATTGGGGCGACGTCCTGGCCGGTCTTTCAGCCCTGGGACGGAGCTGCCAGCGCCTCGGCGCGACCATCGACCTCCAGGCCGGGCTGGCCGCCGGGCTGGCCGCCTATGAACATGAATTGAGCACATTTACTCTTGAAAACCATACCCAGCCGCTGGCCCCTTGA